Sequence from the Sphingobacteriaceae bacterium GW460-11-11-14-LB5 genome:
ATAACCCGGCTTATAGATTTTGCTAAAATTATCTTTAAAATCATTAAGGTATTTTTTTTTGATTTTTAACAAGTTTTTAATTTCTCTTTTGTGTGGTTCGAAATATAATTCTGATTGAAAATAACCCTCAAATGATCTGTGATTATTTATCGTTTTAATCGCATTGAGGTAAGGTTCGTCAAATGGTATAAATTGGCTGTTTGTTTTGAAAAAGCCATCAATGAATTTATAGAATGATCTTCGAAAATGATGATTAAAGATGTTTTTAAATCCTTTTATGGAGAAAAGATAAGTATCTAGTAGATGAAAGGGGCCCGTGCTGATATCAAAAAACTCTATCAGGGAGCACCGTTCAACTTTTTGATTTAAGCAATAATTGGTTTTTTTTTGTTTTGAGATATGGTAAGCAAAGGCAAATTGAAATAACTGATTACCTAAACGTCCATTTAAAACAACATTAATCATAAATTAAATTTCATGTTTAATTAACCAATTCTCCCAAATGAAATCGCAAAGGTAAGTTGGGTGATGTGTTTTTGATAATAAAGTCCGTAGTTCATACATCTTATTTCCCGCATCAGGTACAAAATCATGGAATTGGATTTGAAGATTTATAATGTTAGGACCAGTAAATAATAACTTATCGCTAAGCCATTTTGAAATATTAATTAAGCGCCCCATGTTCGTCTTATACTTATACTTTTAATCATAATATTTTTAAATGATTCAATTGCATTCTCTATTGAGTAGGCAGTGATCTGATGATTTGTTTTAGAAATAATTGGATCAATTGCTTTATCTTTTAAACTATCCAAAGCTTGTTTAATTGCTAATGGCTCTAATGGATCAAAATATATCGCTAAATCTCCAGCCATTGCAATATGCCCCTTTAAATTTGAACAGGCTACATTGCATTTTAGAGCTATTGCCTCTAAAATAGGCATGTTGGTAGGTCCTAATAATGATGGAAATACTAAGCCAATTGAGTTAATATATAACCATTTTAGTTCTTGATCAGAAATAAAACCTGGTAATATGATTTGCTGAGCTAAGCCCAATTCTTTAATTAAAGAATTGATATATTGTCGATTACCCTGGTCACTTCCTGGTAATACTAGAATATAATCTTTGTTTTCTTTAACGAAATCTTTAAAGCCTAAAATTAAATTGTAATGATTTTTGTGTGCCCAAAACTGCGCAGGATAGATAAAGAATTTTTTATGATTATTCATCCATAAAGGTTTTTGCACCTCTACTATTGGATTAACAATTTTGCTTGGAAAGAGGGGTAAAATTACAATTTTTTCTTCCGGTAACTGATACTGCTTTATAATCTCATTTTTCCCCGATTCGGACTCTGCACAGACTAATAAAGCTTTGTGTAGGTTTTTTAAAATATGGCTTTCCCTGCTTTCCCATTGACCATCCATCGCTATTTCCGGAAAGGCATAAGTAGTTCGATGACCCAAATCCCAGTTTACAATTATGTATGGATAGTTTTCAATAAAAACTTCGGGGGTAGGATAGAATATAATATCTATTTTATGTTCTCTGAGTAGATTTTTTGTATTAATATAGTTTTGTTCGATATCTTTTCGGGGAATTGATGAGCCAAAAAACTTATGATAGAAATTTACTTTTTTCTGGTATAAAAAACTTTTCTTAAAAGGGAAACTTATTGTTTTCTTTTTAAACTCGACGCTTAAATTAAACCCAACAAAATAAATTTCTATTTCAGGGCCAAAATCTTCATTATCAATTCGTTCTACAAGCTGAGATAAAAATGAATACCCTCCTCCCGATTCTGGTACAAAAGCTTCATTAATCCATATGGCAACTCTATAACAACTCATAATCTAAAACTGCATTTATCACTAAATCTTGTTCAAAATCTGTTAAACCCAGTCCGCTGGGAAGGTAAAAACCATTTCTGGCTAATTTTTCTGCATTTGGATAATTTTCTCCAGTAAAAAGCTGCATTTCTTTAAATACCGGTTGCTCATGCATGCACCAAAAGAAAGGGCGGGTGCCAATTTTTTTTGTACTTAAATAAGATGTAATTTTTTCTTTTATTTCTTCTGATGGACATACAATTGCAAATACCCAATAAATATTTGTAGCATAAGCTGTTTTTTCAAGAGAAAGCAAAAAACCTTTAGTTTTAAGTTTTACCAGATTTTTTAGGTAGTTATTGCCAATTTTCCTTTTTAATTTAAGGAAAGATTCTAGCTGTTCTAATTGTGCTAAGCCCAGGGCGGCTTGTAAGTTGGTCATTCTATAATTCCAACCCAATTCATAATGTACAAACCGTGGTCCATTAGGTTCAAAACAAAGATTACGTAATTTTTTACAGCGTTCTGCCAATGCCATGTCGTTAGTTAAAATCATGCCACCTTCACCAGTTGTGATGTGTTTATTGGGATAAAAACTAAAGATACTGATGTCGCCAAAACTACCACACATTTTACCATTATAGGTTTGTCCGTGCATTTCTGCCGCGTCTTCGATAATTTTAAGATGATGCTTTTTAGCCAATGTTAAAACAGGGTTCATATCTACAGGTAAACCATAAATATGAACCACTAAAATGGCCTTTGTTTTTGATGTGATTTTGGCCTCGATCTGGTTAACATCCATATTCCAGGTTAGTGGATCGCTATCAACTAAAACTGGCGTAGCACCTGCATTAATTACTGATTGAGCAGGGGAGATTATGGTAAAAGTTGGCATTATTACCTCGTCTCCCTTTCCAATATTTAAGGCTTTGATTGAAATATCGAGTGCTGCTGAGCCGCTAGAAACTGCAATGCCATATTCTTGACCTATGTATTGGCTGAATTTTTCTTCGAATTTTTGAATAAATGGTCCTTCACTACTTATCCAGCCCGTTTCAATACATTCTGTTATATATTTTAACTCATTGCCATTAAGTAAAGGTGTGTTAACCGGTATTGGATTCATGAGTTTATAATTTTCTTAAAATATAGCAAACACCCCAGGTATGATTTGAAGCGGGTGCAGATGTTAAAAATTCTTCTGAATGCAGTATCTGGAAGCCTGTTGCGTAAGCTAAAAGCTCTATTTCTTGCTTACTGAAATGTCGCATTGGATGTATTTCTTTAATGTTGATTTCTTTATTGGTTTTTAAGTCTTCAACTTTAATATCATAGTTAACTTCTACAACATTTTCTTCGTACAGGATAGTCGGATTGGCTTTTCTGGTAATCCTTATTTCTGCATTTTCAAGTCTCTTTGTTCTTTTTTCCGGAACTTGAAAATTTACTGCAGGACTGTGCCAGACATCAAAAATAAATAACCCATTAAGATTTAATGATTGATGAACATTTAAAAAAGTTTTTATTAAATCCTTGTTATTAGTCAAATAACTGATTACATGAAAAATTGATAATGCAATATCAAAAGATTGATTGGTTTTGAACTTAACAATATCGCCAATTTGAAAATCAACATTTTCTGTTTTAGTTTTATTTGCGATCTCAATCATTTGTTCACTGCGCTCAATGCCTAAAATCGTATATCCTTTTTTCGCCAGAAGGCTAGCGTGTTTTCCTGTCCCGGAACCTAATTCGATAATTTTACTGCTTTCTGGCCGATATTTTTTTATAAGATTAACGATATATGCTGTTTCGGCAAAATAATCTTTGTCCTGATAGAGCAGATCATAATATTGACTGTAAAGTTTAAAATTCTGAATTGTCATTTTTATCAATCAATTTAATGGGCACAGGCTTATGGTCAAATCTTACTTTATCTTCATCTCCACAATAGGGGCCTTGTTTTATTTCGATCATTTCAGCATCTTCTAACATCTCAAATCCATGTCCACCTGCGGCTAAAAGAATCACATCTCCTGTTTCAACAATCCTGCTTTCCAGGTATTGTTTATCCTCATCATAAAAATCTACCCTAACTTTCCCCGATTTAATATACAATACTTCTTGTGTTAGTGTTACTTTTCTTTCGACCAGGTTATGTACATGTGGCTCTATCACGTATCCTTTCTGCCGGTTCATATAACCTAATTGTTGTGAGAAATCTCCAGGTGTAAAAAAAGCAATGCCTTCTTTTTTGTATGCAGCTCTAATAATGATGGCCAATGTTTGATCTAAATACTTTACCTCTTCAATCATTTTGGTAGTTTAAATGTCCAATAGTTTTTTCTTAAAACCCATTCTTTAACTAAAGGATCGTTTTTAAAGGCTTCCTGATGGTAGTTGTAGCCTGCTAACTCGGCAGCTTTTAAATCTGACAGTATTGAATTTATTTCATCCGGCAATTTTTTCACTTCTGTTTTACTGGATTTTCTTATCCATTTATAATAGGGATGCAAAGCATTTCTAATCTTTCTTGAAATCGAAATTTTTGATGAATCCTTTATTGGTTTGAACAATATTTTAGTTCTTATTTCTGTAAATGAATTGCAAACTCCTTGAAAAAATGCCCTTTTATTGAAGTAATTTTTAGTGCATCTTTCTTGATTAACATGATGATAAAGTGATAAACCTGGGACATAAATCGCAGTACATCCTTTCAGTGCAGCCTTTAATGTTAATCCTGTTTCGCCATCGCCCTGAAATTTTTGCAATCGCTTAGGCATCGAATCTGGATGAAACCCACCTAGTTCAATAAGTACTTCTCTCCTGATGCAGAAGTTCAGTCCCCACACAAAATTTGGATGAATGGTATGTTTCTGATTGCCAAAATCCAGCAGACTTAACCAAGCGCAAAATCGCCCTTCATTAGTTTCATCCCACATATAGTTTAACCATCCGGGAGGTTCAGCTTCGTATCTGGGAAGGCATGGGCCTGTTGCCAATTGAATGCGCTCATCATTGAACGTATGAATAAGATTCTCAATATAATTATTGTTAATTTCTACATCATCATCTAAAAAGCAAATAACAGGTGCTCTGGATTTTGAAAAGCCCACATGCCTTCCGGTAAGTAAGCCAGGTGTTTCATCATATAAATAAACCAAATTAGGTTTAGCACTGAAAACTTCGCAAACTGACCTGGTACTATCTGTTGAGCCATTATCTACAATGATCAATTCATAATTTTGAAATTTATTGGCAAAAACACTCTCAATAGTTTTCTTTAGTGATACTGCTCTATTTAACGTAGGAATGATTATAGAAACTTGTGGTGTCATGCTTCAATTTCAGTAAATTCGTTGGGAATAATTCCATTCGGAAATTCTTCTTTTT
This genomic interval carries:
- a CDS encoding aminotransferase DegT gives rise to the protein MNPIPVNTPLLNGNELKYITECIETGWISSEGPFIQKFEEKFSQYIGQEYGIAVSSGSAALDISIKALNIGKGDEVIMPTFTIISPAQSVINAGATPVLVDSDPLTWNMDVNQIEAKITSKTKAILVVHIYGLPVDMNPVLTLAKKHHLKIIEDAAEMHGQTYNGKMCGSFGDISIFSFYPNKHITTGEGGMILTNDMALAERCKKLRNLCFEPNGPRFVHYELGWNYRMTNLQAALGLAQLEQLESFLKLKRKIGNNYLKNLVKLKTKGFLLSLEKTAYATNIYWVFAIVCPSEEIKEKITSYLSTKKIGTRPFFWCMHEQPVFKEMQLFTGENYPNAEKLARNGFYLPSGLGLTDFEQDLVINAVLDYELL